In Chthonomonadales bacterium, one genomic interval encodes:
- a CDS encoding sugar phosphate isomerase/epimerase, which produces MSEPVGGVTRREVMRAGMMGAMGLLAGAAAPAWAGGRPYGPFHVGVQSYSLRAFGFDEALAKTRALGLHYWEAFQAHIPLTEALEQQRNILEKLRAARVRLMAWGVEGFDADEAKARRVLGFARAMRIGTVTADPSPEALPVLDRLTREYKVNIGIHNHGPGARYGSIASLEAAVRDRGPRIGVCLDTGHLMRSGDDPVEAVRRLGKRLHATHLKDVRNRTEFTEVGRGDMDTVGLFRELRKLRFPGIVALEYEEHPDNPTPYMDLCLAATRDAIDKSAMP; this is translated from the coding sequence ATGAGCGAGCCCGTTGGGGGGGTGACCCGGCGCGAGGTGATGCGCGCGGGCATGATGGGGGCGATGGGTCTGCTCGCGGGCGCGGCGGCGCCCGCGTGGGCAGGAGGCAGGCCATATGGCCCGTTTCACGTCGGGGTGCAGAGCTACTCGCTGCGCGCCTTCGGATTCGACGAGGCGCTCGCGAAGACGCGGGCGCTTGGCCTGCACTACTGGGAGGCGTTCCAGGCGCACATACCCCTCACCGAGGCTCTAGAACAGCAGCGCAACATCCTGGAAAAGCTGCGCGCCGCCCGCGTCCGGCTGATGGCCTGGGGTGTGGAGGGCTTCGATGCCGACGAGGCGAAGGCTCGGCGGGTGCTTGGCTTCGCGCGGGCGATGCGGATCGGCACCGTCACGGCCGATCCGTCGCCCGAGGCGCTGCCCGTGCTGGATCGCCTCACGCGCGAGTACAAGGTGAACATCGGTATCCACAACCACGGTCCCGGCGCGCGCTACGGCTCCATCGCTTCGCTGGAGGCAGCCGTGCGCGACCGTGGGCCGCGCATCGGCGTCTGCCTGGACACCGGGCACCTTATGCGCTCCGGCGACGACCCGGTGGAGGCCGTTCGGCGCCTCGGCAAGCGCCTGCACGCGACGCACCTCAAGGATGTGCGCAACCGGACGGAGTTCACCGAGGTCGGACGTGGCGACATGGACACCGTCGGCCTTTTCCGCGAGCTTCGCAAGCTGCGGTTCCCGGGCATCGTGGCGCTCGAGTACGAGGAGCACCCCGACAACCCGACTCCGTACATGGACCTGTGCCTGGCGGCCACGCGCGACGCCATCGACAAGTCGGCGATGCCGTAG
- a CDS encoding antibiotic acetyltransferase, producing MAVKRRRYGLAHVHPTFYMAGRSHVPHDLVAHAYSFLSPGCWLVPGVELGPYALIAPEVAIVGGDHVFDVPGVPIVFAGRPPLRRTVIEADAWIGRRAILMAGVRIGRGAIVGAGAVVTRDVPPYEIHGGVPARKIGERFTQPADRARHDAMLAEPPRGGAYVVPKAPPPGSPMESGDDR from the coding sequence ATGGCGGTTAAGCGGCGGCGCTACGGACTGGCGCATGTGCACCCCACCTTCTACATGGCCGGGCGCAGCCATGTGCCGCACGATCTGGTCGCCCACGCGTATAGCTTCCTGAGCCCCGGGTGCTGGCTCGTTCCCGGCGTGGAACTGGGCCCCTACGCCCTGATCGCTCCGGAGGTCGCCATCGTGGGCGGCGATCACGTCTTCGATGTGCCGGGCGTGCCGATCGTGTTCGCCGGCCGGCCGCCGTTGCGGCGCACCGTCATCGAGGCCGACGCCTGGATCGGGCGGCGGGCCATCCTGATGGCCGGGGTGCGGATCGGGCGCGGGGCGATCGTGGGGGCGGGGGCGGTGGTCACGCGCGACGTTCCGCCTTACGAGATCCACGGCGGCGTGCCCGCGCGCAAGATCGGCGAGCGGTTCACCCAGCCGGCGGACCGCGCCCGACACGACGCGATGCTGGCTGAGCCGCCCCGCGGCGGCGCCTACGTGGTTCCGAAGGCCCCCCCGCCGGGGTCTCCGATGGAGAGTGGCGATGACCGATGA
- a CDS encoding DUF2961 domain-containing protein, with translation MRASRSAWPPRAAIVAALALLATGPRALAGPALTYTDILRQLTDLDRLTRLHEGFRGGIYSSWDRGMQTVWGANGDAAHYLRVEDNGEAVMMDADGPGCIYRIWSANPKGKIRVYLDGARTPTYEWDFDNLFSGDVPPFVKPLVYRRDDRNSAHDCYLPIPYAKHVKVTADQRHGQYYQINYVRYPEGWSVPSFRLPLSADEDAALKSAVEAWRSPGRDPKPRLPDQKSLTQAFTIGPGHTTVLADLKGPGVIRAIRARVSSEQRYAWRKLVLKAVWDGAGWPQVLTPLGPLFGFDWDTAEYGSLIAGCQKGQCYFYYPMPFRHAARLELTSFLEQPAEVSLEIEWAPVAALPGDSLYFYARWRHEPDSTTFDYPFVETAGRGHFVGVTMPIDHPLPGWWGEGDEKVWVDDDAFPPFVGTGSEDYFGDAWGIRYLSEPSFGCSEQTAHRTCNYRWHFTDLIPFDRRLRMTIENYGPNGQGPRGQYDYSSTAFWYQAELTPRFTDLIGKTYIGAPDPGDKPGTLAYNPSVFADVDQNAVRTYGLALTFAQQAEDLFAEAVAAKRARIVTDALRPYELDRERAMEWPAVKAGETLGACLLRASEATVYFPRIVCAPEAGLAEVALEIGGERLRVTGHPEPNVAALAGVSLPKGSRLARLVAVTDGRAVVDCIQLEPATRAANAIEAESLEVPATTGGAPRPEPSAPWQGVSGGRFLEWRASGAGQGFTVRVEPRPDRAYVVGALPVRGPTAGVIQAFVDGQPIGPRYDLHAPERSTVGEVLALGPMPPAGKDLEIRVVDRNAASTGYVVGLDYFRFLPRILGPESAPDVGARVLTVHGGDFSIQDLGAAWSDGHQLWILPSSLGTYVDIVLDIPRDGDYMLDTRLTASWDYAIVQAFLDGTPVGPRVDAYAPEVRLLDPTPLGTVRLTAGRHILRFQAVAKNPASASYLMGIDHVTVREPR, from the coding sequence ATGCGTGCATCGCGTTCGGCCTGGCCGCCGCGCGCGGCGATCGTCGCCGCGCTGGCGCTGCTTGCCACCGGGCCGCGAGCCCTTGCGGGCCCCGCGCTGACCTACACCGACATCCTGCGCCAGCTCACCGATCTCGACAGGCTTACGCGGCTTCACGAGGGCTTCCGAGGCGGCATCTACTCAAGCTGGGACCGCGGCATGCAGACGGTCTGGGGCGCCAACGGCGACGCCGCCCACTACCTGCGCGTCGAGGACAACGGCGAAGCCGTCATGATGGACGCCGACGGACCCGGCTGCATCTACCGCATCTGGTCCGCCAACCCGAAGGGAAAGATCCGCGTCTACCTGGACGGCGCGCGGACGCCGACCTACGAATGGGACTTCGACAACCTCTTCTCCGGCGACGTGCCGCCCTTCGTCAAGCCGCTCGTCTACCGGCGCGACGACCGAAACTCGGCGCACGACTGCTACCTGCCGATCCCCTACGCGAAGCATGTGAAGGTGACGGCCGACCAGAGGCACGGCCAGTACTACCAGATCAACTATGTGCGCTACCCGGAGGGATGGAGCGTCCCGAGCTTTCGGCTCCCGCTCTCCGCCGACGAGGACGCCGCGCTGAAGTCCGCCGTGGAGGCATGGCGGAGTCCGGGGCGCGACCCGAAGCCGCGCCTGCCGGACCAGAAGAGCTTGACCCAGGCGTTCACCATCGGCCCGGGCCACACTACCGTACTCGCCGACCTCAAAGGTCCCGGCGTCATTCGCGCGATCCGGGCGCGCGTCTCCTCGGAACAGCGGTATGCGTGGCGCAAGCTGGTGCTGAAGGCCGTGTGGGACGGCGCGGGGTGGCCGCAGGTCCTCACACCGCTCGGGCCCCTCTTCGGCTTCGACTGGGACACGGCCGAGTACGGCTCCTTGATCGCCGGATGCCAGAAGGGACAATGCTACTTCTACTACCCGATGCCCTTCCGGCACGCCGCGCGGCTGGAGCTCACCAGCTTCCTGGAGCAGCCCGCGGAGGTGAGCCTCGAGATCGAGTGGGCGCCCGTGGCAGCTCTGCCGGGCGACAGCCTCTACTTCTACGCGCGCTGGCGGCATGAGCCCGACAGCACCACCTTCGACTACCCCTTCGTCGAGACCGCCGGGCGCGGGCACTTCGTCGGTGTCACCATGCCCATCGACCATCCCCTGCCCGGGTGGTGGGGCGAGGGCGATGAGAAGGTCTGGGTGGACGACGACGCGTTCCCGCCGTTCGTGGGCACGGGCTCCGAGGACTACTTCGGCGACGCATGGGGCATCCGCTACCTGTCGGAGCCCAGCTTCGGCTGCAGTGAGCAGACCGCGCACCGCACGTGCAACTACCGCTGGCACTTCACGGACCTCATCCCATTCGACCGGCGGCTCCGCATGACGATCGAGAACTACGGCCCCAACGGCCAGGGGCCGCGCGGGCAGTACGACTACAGCTCGACCGCGTTCTGGTACCAGGCGGAGCTCACGCCGCGCTTCACCGACCTGATCGGCAAGACCTACATCGGCGCGCCGGACCCCGGCGACAAGCCCGGCACGCTCGCCTACAACCCCTCGGTCTTCGCCGATGTCGACCAGAACGCCGTGCGCACCTACGGCCTGGCCCTCACGTTCGCGCAGCAGGCGGAGGACCTCTTCGCCGAGGCCGTCGCGGCGAAGCGCGCCCGCATCGTGACCGACGCGCTGCGGCCGTACGAGCTCGACCGTGAGCGCGCCATGGAGTGGCCCGCTGTCAAGGCCGGTGAGACGCTCGGCGCCTGCTTGCTCCGCGCCTCCGAAGCCACCGTCTACTTCCCGCGCATCGTCTGCGCGCCGGAGGCGGGCCTCGCCGAGGTGGCGCTTGAGATCGGCGGCGAGCGCCTGCGGGTCACCGGGCATCCGGAGCCCAACGTCGCGGCGCTCGCTGGCGTCTCGCTGCCGAAGGGCAGCCGTCTGGCCCGGCTCGTCGCCGTTACCGATGGCCGCGCCGTGGTCGACTGCATCCAGCTCGAGCCGGCCACGCGCGCGGCCAACGCGATCGAGGCGGAGAGCCTCGAGGTGCCGGCAACCACCGGCGGCGCGCCGCGTCCGGAGCCGAGCGCACCCTGGCAGGGCGTGAGCGGCGGCCGCTTCCTGGAGTGGCGCGCGAGCGGCGCCGGCCAGGGCTTCACCGTGCGGGTTGAGCCGAGGCCCGACCGTGCGTACGTCGTCGGCGCGCTCCCGGTTCGCGGGCCGACGGCGGGCGTCATCCAGGCCTTCGTCGACGGCCAACCCATCGGGCCGCGCTACGACCTGCACGCGCCCGAGCGCTCAACCGTGGGCGAGGTGCTGGCGCTCGGGCCGATGCCGCCGGCCGGCAAGGACCTGGAGATCCGCGTCGTCGACAGAAACGCGGCCTCGACGGGGTACGTCGTCGGCCTCGACTACTTCCGGTTTCTGCCGCGAATCCTGGGCCCCGAGAGCGCCCCCGATGTCGGCGCGCGCGTCCTCACGGTGCACGGAGGCGACTTCAGCATCCAGGACCTGGGCGCGGCCTGGTCGGACGGCCATCAGCTCTGGATCCTGCCGTCGAGCCTCGGCACGTACGTGGACATCGTGCTGGACATCCCGCGCGACGGCGACTACATGCTCGACACGCGCCTCACGGCCTCATGGGACTACGCGATCGTCCAGGCATTCCTCGACGGCACTCCCGTCGGCCCCCGCGTAGACGCTTACGCGCCCGAGGTGCGTCTGCTCGATCCCACGCCGCTCGGCACCGTGCGTCTCACCGCCGGGCGGCACATCCTCCGGTTCCAGGCGGTCGCCAAGAACCCGGCGAGCGCGAGCTACCTGATGGGCATTGACCACGTGACGGTTCGCGAGCCGCGCTGA
- a CDS encoding phytanoyl-CoA dioxygenase family protein: protein MALTEEQRTAFWRDGFLPMHGVLTRDELGRLRERTDQIVHGNVGFPPQFIQVEPELAGRPETEQLDPALRVRKMWELTRHDPVFAEYARHPFIVEVVRDLLGPDLKLFADQMLLKPAFHGSAKPYHQDSPYWPIEPMELVTCWMALDDATLENGCMRFLPGTHRLGPLPHHHLNTSHLVPEGWEEMSARPDEVALELKAGSCSFHHSLVLHETSPNRSAHPRRAITTAYMRSTSRYAGKGEQPDYLHIAGRVYPGCV, encoded by the coding sequence ATGGCACTGACCGAGGAGCAGAGAACCGCGTTTTGGCGAGACGGATTCCTGCCGATGCACGGCGTGCTCACGCGCGACGAGCTGGGCAGGCTGCGGGAGCGCACCGACCAGATCGTCCACGGTAATGTCGGCTTTCCGCCGCAATTCATACAGGTGGAGCCCGAGTTGGCCGGGCGTCCGGAGACGGAGCAGCTCGACCCGGCCCTGCGCGTTCGCAAGATGTGGGAGCTGACGCGCCACGATCCCGTGTTTGCGGAGTACGCCCGCCATCCATTCATCGTCGAGGTTGTGCGCGACCTTCTCGGCCCTGACCTGAAGCTCTTTGCCGATCAGATGCTCCTGAAGCCGGCCTTCCACGGCTCCGCCAAGCCCTACCACCAGGACTCGCCGTACTGGCCGATCGAGCCGATGGAGCTCGTGACATGCTGGATGGCGCTCGACGACGCCACCCTCGAGAACGGCTGCATGCGCTTCCTGCCCGGCACCCATAGGCTCGGTCCGCTGCCGCATCACCATCTCAACACGAGCCACCTGGTTCCGGAGGGCTGGGAGGAGATGTCGGCCCGGCCCGACGAGGTGGCCCTGGAGCTGAAGGCCGGCAGCTGCAGCTTCCACCACAGCCTGGTGCTGCACGAGACCTCGCCCAACCGGTCGGCCCACCCGCGCCGCGCCATCACGACCGCCTACATGCGGTCTACGTCGCGCTACGCCGGCAAAGGGGAACAGCCGGACTACCTTCACATCGCGGGGAGGGTGTACCCTGGATGCGTCTAG
- a CDS encoding SUMF1/EgtB/PvdO family nonheme iron enzyme, whose amino-acid sequence MRLVPCLPSGLAAGLAAGTLAAAVAVGGASPPDARQLSQHALAWTPDGVDARFAVSWLPEGALETNGSSIRAPARGADRARWLGAVRSLRREARAHPVPERFRVDYRGERAWIRIGLDEGRRLALAPGEHVTLTIEARWLAGNGRVGFAIDRMDAATSRWVGWSGVFASVDVPRDGAWHTLRASLTVPSFDAKHEWANLIIGQDATFGPEPGSWEVRAIALGCGRTAAREALAAGARAPGPLDRRLYSRPSMRWVTRDFTCYFAFLYDRSMYDAERRVYRTATFLRDLRRRFGRIDSVVLWQAYPRIGVDQRNQFDFYRDMPGGLAGLRRVVDHLHREGVRVFLAYNPWDTGTRREKMDDSRALASMVRALAADGIFLDTMVAAPSGLRGAVDAARPGVTFEPEGQPLVEELSVCGASWAQWLPTFPEPSILQLKWIEPRHMQHQVRRWDREHEGEIEAALFNGSGMLVWENIFGSWNGWQARDEALWHRASAAMRAFAFQLSSEGWDPCRTTARSGVFANLWRDPHADVYLLVNRTGATVRGPLLRASRRGARVIDLWSGAPASIDAAGMLRGTLGRYGAFAVVFDPIGSRQARVARAALEKAPLVAPAYAAPPAPPALPPHPPPPVTVAGARPAGAVYVPAGAVQMRIRHERRECGCYPDPGCSPERRAYFLSGTPFAETLTHDYGPVKVGPLWVDECLVTNGEYERFLRASGYRPREPRNFLKHWGGARSPAALRDHPVVYVGLEDARAYARWAGKRLPTEEEWQFAAQGADARRWPWGAEPDPARCNGESAGTTPVRAYPAGRSPWGCYDMAGNVWQWTESERDDGHTRFSILRGGSYFDAKGSLWYVHGGAQPLDSHTKFLLLYPGLDRCATIGFRCVQDAPAGAKPARAGTIQASAESGATEG is encoded by the coding sequence ATGCGTCTAGTGCCTTGTCTTCCCTCGGGGCTCGCCGCCGGGCTTGCGGCGGGCACGCTCGCCGCCGCAGTCGCGGTGGGCGGTGCCAGCCCACCCGACGCGCGGCAGCTCTCACAGCACGCCCTCGCCTGGACGCCCGACGGCGTGGACGCGCGTTTCGCGGTCTCCTGGTTGCCCGAGGGTGCGCTTGAGACCAACGGTAGCAGCATTCGCGCGCCCGCGCGAGGCGCGGACCGCGCGCGCTGGCTGGGCGCGGTGCGGAGCCTGCGCCGTGAGGCGCGCGCCCACCCCGTGCCGGAACGCTTTCGCGTGGACTACCGCGGGGAGCGGGCGTGGATCCGCATCGGGCTCGACGAGGGCAGGCGACTGGCGCTGGCGCCCGGCGAGCACGTAACCCTCACGATCGAGGCACGATGGCTGGCCGGCAACGGCCGCGTCGGTTTCGCCATCGATCGGATGGACGCGGCCACATCTCGCTGGGTTGGCTGGTCCGGTGTCTTCGCGTCGGTTGATGTCCCGCGTGACGGTGCGTGGCACACTCTGCGCGCCTCGCTGACCGTACCCTCGTTCGACGCGAAGCACGAGTGGGCCAACCTGATCATCGGCCAGGACGCCACGTTTGGCCCCGAGCCGGGCTCGTGGGAGGTGCGCGCGATCGCGCTCGGGTGCGGCCGCACCGCGGCTCGCGAGGCGCTCGCCGCCGGGGCCCGCGCACCAGGGCCGCTCGACCGCCGGCTCTACTCGCGGCCGAGCATGCGGTGGGTTACCCGCGACTTCACCTGTTACTTCGCGTTCCTCTACGACCGCTCGATGTACGACGCGGAGCGCCGCGTGTACCGCACGGCGACCTTTCTGCGCGACCTGCGCCGGCGCTTCGGCCGCATCGACTCGGTCGTGCTCTGGCAGGCCTACCCGCGCATCGGCGTCGACCAGCGCAATCAGTTCGACTTCTATCGCGACATGCCGGGCGGCCTGGCCGGTCTTCGGCGCGTCGTGGACCACCTGCACCGCGAAGGCGTGCGCGTGTTCCTGGCCTACAACCCGTGGGACACGGGGACACGGCGGGAGAAGATGGACGACTCCCGCGCCCTGGCCTCGATGGTGCGAGCACTGGCCGCCGACGGCATCTTCCTCGACACGATGGTGGCTGCGCCGAGCGGGCTCCGTGGCGCGGTCGACGCGGCCCGGCCCGGCGTCACCTTCGAGCCAGAGGGGCAACCGCTCGTGGAGGAGTTGAGCGTCTGCGGCGCCTCGTGGGCGCAGTGGCTCCCCACCTTCCCGGAACCGTCGATCCTCCAGCTCAAGTGGATCGAGCCACGGCACATGCAGCACCAGGTGCGCCGCTGGGATCGCGAGCACGAGGGCGAGATCGAGGCCGCGCTGTTCAACGGCAGCGGGATGCTCGTCTGGGAGAACATCTTCGGATCGTGGAACGGTTGGCAGGCGCGCGACGAGGCGCTCTGGCACCGCGCCTCGGCGGCGATGCGGGCGTTCGCGTTCCAGCTCTCCTCCGAGGGCTGGGACCCGTGCCGGACCACGGCGCGCTCGGGGGTCTTCGCGAACCTCTGGCGCGACCCGCACGCCGACGTGTACCTGCTCGTGAACCGGACCGGCGCCACGGTGCGGGGGCCGCTGCTGCGCGCTTCGCGGCGCGGCGCGCGCGTGATCGACCTCTGGAGTGGCGCGCCGGCCTCCATTGACGCGGCCGGCATGTTGCGCGGCACGCTCGGCCGCTACGGGGCCTTCGCGGTCGTCTTCGACCCCATTGGCAGCCGCCAGGCGCGCGTGGCGCGCGCGGCGCTCGAGAAGGCGCCTCTCGTCGCTCCCGCCTACGCGGCGCCGCCGGCGCCGCCAGCCCTGCCGCCGCATCCGCCGCCCCCGGTGACTGTGGCGGGCGCGCGCCCGGCGGGCGCCGTCTATGTGCCGGCGGGCGCTGTCCAGATGCGGATCCGGCACGAGCGGCGCGAGTGCGGCTGCTACCCGGACCCCGGATGCTCGCCGGAGCGCCGAGCCTACTTCCTGTCGGGCACCCCGTTCGCCGAAACGCTCACGCACGACTACGGGCCGGTGAAGGTCGGGCCGCTCTGGGTGGACGAGTGCCTGGTGACCAACGGCGAGTACGAGCGCTTCCTTCGGGCCTCCGGCTATCGGCCCCGCGAGCCGCGCAACTTCCTGAAGCACTGGGGCGGGGCGCGCAGTCCGGCGGCCCTCCGCGATCATCCCGTGGTGTACGTGGGTCTTGAGGACGCCCGGGCCTACGCGCGCTGGGCCGGCAAGCGCCTTCCGACGGAGGAGGAGTGGCAGTTCGCGGCGCAGGGCGCCGACGCCCGCCGCTGGCCGTGGGGCGCCGAGCCCGACCCCGCTCGCTGCAACGGTGAGTCGGCGGGCACGACACCCGTGCGCGCCTACCCGGCGGGCCGAAGCCCCTGGGGGTGCTACGACATGGCCGGCAACGTGTGGCAGTGGACGGAGAGCGAGCGCGACGACGGGCACACGCGCTTCAGCATCCTGCGCGGCGGCAGCTACTTCGACGCGAAGGGGAGCCTCTGGTACGTGCACGGCGGCGCCCAACCGCTCGACAGCCACACTAAGTTCCTGTTGCTCTATCCCGGGCTGGACCGGTGCGCGACCATCGGGTTCCGCTGTGTGCAGGATGCGCCAGCCGGAGCGAAGCCGGCGCGAGCGGGTACCATACAGGCGTCGGCCGAGTCCGGCGCGACGGAGGGGTGA
- the glgP gene encoding alpha-glucan family phosphorylase has translation MPEGLEGLTELAVDLRWSGSQATDRLWEMLDREAWERTNNPYMILQNVSRARLEEAARDAQLKEEIRSTLAERERAMGRPGWFAERHGAEAIGPVAYFSMEFGLSEALPIYSGGLGILAGDHLKSASDLGVPLVGIGLLYQQGYFRQILAADGSQLEAFPYNDPTSLPVSPVQDPDGGWLRIVIHLPGRRLLLRVWQARVGRVRLYLLDSNDPLNSPWDRGITSALYGVGHERRLIQEIVLGFGGWRALEELGIEPDVCHLNEGHAAFVVLARARAFMDRTGLPFPVALEATRVGNVFTTHTPVAAGFDRFEPDLIRQYAQVFAETVRMPVDGLLDLGRANPGTPDELLNMAYLAVRGCGCVNGVSTLHGRVSRRIFLPLFPGRPEAEVPVHHVTNGVHVPSWDSPVAEGLWRRVCNSHGLEDEQEPHMPEATVSDADLWRCRGEARWKLVEYVRRRLLRQVRAQAPDEATIRRAEHVLDRDVLTLGFARRFAPYKRPGLLLRDRERLVRILCDPARPVQLIVAGKAHPNDAEGKRLVQELALFAAEERVCHRVVFLADYDMALAQHLAGGVDVWINNPRRPWEACGTSGMKVLCNGGLNLSELDGWWDEAYSPDVGWALGDGREHTEPEWDAHEADELYGILEREVVPEFYDRGDDHLPHTWIARVRESMCRLTPRYSSYRMLREYVEKAYLPAAHAYRARSADDARIAVELQQWRQELASGWRSLRFADLCVEQDGDSWRFRVDVYLGDIKPDSVRVELFADAVDARGPFTEVMERVRPITGARNGHVYQASAPTARPAEHYTPRIVPYHPAARVPLEETHVLWQR, from the coding sequence ATGCCGGAGGGCCTCGAGGGACTCACGGAGCTTGCCGTCGACCTGCGCTGGAGTGGAAGCCAGGCGACCGACCGGCTCTGGGAGATGCTCGACCGCGAGGCATGGGAACGCACGAACAACCCCTACATGATACTGCAGAACGTGTCGCGCGCCCGCCTGGAGGAGGCCGCGCGCGACGCCCAGCTCAAAGAGGAGATCCGCAGCACGCTGGCGGAGCGCGAGCGGGCGATGGGCAGGCCGGGGTGGTTCGCGGAGCGCCACGGAGCCGAGGCCATCGGGCCCGTCGCCTACTTCAGCATGGAGTTCGGCCTCAGCGAGGCGCTCCCCATCTACTCGGGCGGCCTCGGCATTCTCGCCGGCGACCACCTCAAGTCGGCCAGCGACCTGGGCGTGCCGCTGGTGGGCATCGGTCTGCTCTATCAGCAGGGCTACTTCCGCCAGATCCTGGCCGCAGACGGCAGCCAGCTCGAGGCCTTCCCCTACAACGACCCCACGAGTCTGCCGGTGAGCCCCGTCCAGGATCCCGACGGCGGCTGGCTGCGCATCGTCATCCACCTTCCGGGCCGCCGGCTGCTCCTGCGCGTCTGGCAGGCGCGGGTGGGCAGGGTCCGCCTCTACCTCCTCGACAGCAACGACCCGCTGAACAGCCCGTGGGACCGCGGCATCACGTCGGCCCTCTACGGCGTCGGGCACGAGCGGCGCCTGATCCAGGAGATCGTGCTGGGCTTCGGCGGGTGGCGCGCGCTGGAGGAGCTTGGCATCGAGCCCGACGTGTGCCACCTGAACGAAGGGCACGCCGCGTTCGTCGTTCTTGCCCGTGCGCGCGCGTTCATGGATCGCACCGGGCTGCCGTTCCCCGTGGCCCTGGAGGCCACGCGCGTCGGAAACGTCTTCACCACGCACACGCCCGTGGCCGCCGGCTTCGACCGATTCGAGCCCGACCTGATTCGCCAGTACGCGCAGGTGTTCGCCGAGACAGTGCGCATGCCGGTCGACGGCCTGCTGGACCTCGGTCGCGCGAACCCCGGCACGCCCGATGAGCTGCTCAACATGGCCTACCTCGCCGTCCGCGGCTGCGGCTGCGTCAACGGCGTGAGCACCCTCCACGGGCGGGTCAGCCGGCGCATCTTCCTCCCCCTCTTTCCGGGCAGGCCAGAGGCTGAGGTCCCGGTCCATCACGTCACCAACGGCGTTCACGTTCCCTCGTGGGACTCCCCCGTCGCGGAGGGCCTCTGGAGGCGCGTCTGCAACAGCCACGGGCTGGAGGACGAGCAGGAGCCGCACATGCCGGAGGCCACCGTGAGCGACGCCGACCTGTGGCGATGCCGCGGCGAGGCCCGCTGGAAGCTCGTGGAGTACGTGCGCCGACGCCTCCTTCGCCAGGTGCGCGCCCAGGCGCCCGACGAGGCGACGATCCGGCGCGCCGAGCACGTGCTCGACCGCGACGTGTTGACGCTGGGGTTCGCGCGCCGGTTCGCGCCCTACAAGCGCCCGGGCCTGCTGCTGCGCGACCGTGAACGCCTGGTCCGCATCCTCTGTGATCCCGCGCGGCCCGTGCAGCTCATCGTCGCCGGCAAGGCGCACCCCAACGACGCGGAGGGGAAGCGGCTGGTGCAGGAGCTCGCGCTCTTCGCTGCCGAGGAGCGCGTATGCCATCGCGTCGTGTTCCTCGCCGACTACGACATGGCCCTCGCGCAGCACCTGGCCGGGGGCGTCGACGTCTGGATCAACAACCCGCGCCGCCCGTGGGAGGCCTGCGGCACCAGCGGCATGAAGGTGCTCTGCAACGGCGGGCTTAACCTCTCCGAGCTCGACGGCTGGTGGGATGAGGCATACAGCCCGGACGTGGGTTGGGCCCTCGGCGACGGCCGCGAGCATACCGAGCCGGAATGGGACGCGCACGAGGCCGACGAGCTGTACGGCATCCTGGAGCGCGAGGTGGTGCCGGAGTTCTACGACCGCGGCGACGACCACCTGCCCCACACATGGATCGCGCGCGTCCGCGAGAGCATGTGCCGCCTCACCCCGCGCTACAGCAGCTACCGCATGCTCCGCGAGTACGTGGAGAAGGCCTACCTGCCCGCGGCCCACGCCTACCGGGCCCGCTCCGCCGACGACGCCCGAATCGCCGTCGAGCTCCAGCAGTGGCGCCAGGAGCTTGCCTCCGGTTGGCGCTCGCTGCGCTTCGCCGATCTGTGCGTCGAGCAGGACGGCGACTCCTGGCGCTTCAGGGTGGACGTCTACCTCGGCGACATCAAGCCGGACTCGGTGCGGGTCGAGTTGTTTGCCGACGCAGTCGACGCGCGCGGGCCCTTCACCGAGGTGATGGAGCGCGTTCGGCCGATCACGGGCGCGCGCAACGGCCACGTCTATCAGGCCAGCGCGCCCACCGCGCGGCCGGCCGAGCACTACACCCCGCGCATCGTCCCCTACCACCCCGCCGCGCGCGTGCCGCTGGAGGAGACGCACGTCCTCTGGCAGCGGTAG